The following proteins come from a genomic window of Pseudomonas hygromyciniae:
- a CDS encoding acyl-CoA dehydrogenase has translation MVIWLLAGLAAATALAYRQAAATLWLGAGLAWLAGGYLFSVVAGFGLSVAALLVVLPALLLSIKPLRRALLTSKALGLFRTIMPAMSDTERAAIESGTVWWDAELFSGKPNWQRLLQAAPARLSAEEQAFLDNEVETLCDMANDWETTQVWQDLSPEGWQYTKDAGFLGMIIPKQYGGKGFSHYAHSQVVMKLSTRCSAAAISVMVPNSLGPAELLLHYGTDAQRNYYLPRLARGEDIPCFALTSPYAGSDAGAIPDLGIVCKGMHEGQEVLGFSVTWDKRYITLGPIATVLGLAFRAEDPNGLLGQPGSLGITCALIPTSHPGVNSGRRHWPLNAVFQNGPTTGKDVFIPLDWVIGGREQVGNGWRMLMECLAAGRAISLPSANVGLGKVAVRGTTAYAAMRKQFGLPIGKFEGVQAPLARMAGHLYACDAVRKVSVASLDAGEKPSVISAIAKYHVTERARIIVNDGMDIVAGKGICMGPNNFLARAYQQSPIAITVEGANIMTRCLIIYGQGLIRCHPYVFREMEAARNTDNRQALLAFDSAMFGHLSFVLANTVRAAVHSLTGGRLIAVPSKTDPAVASYYRQANRLSVVLALISDISMGVLGGALKRKESITGRLGDILSQLYILSCVLKRFEDDGRPQADLPLVHWSAQDALLRAHEALAEVLDNYPSKPAAAVIRGLSFPFGIPQRKPSDRLLAQVAELVQTPGESRDRLLANSYIPRPEIDKLAYGELAFRLLPQVELIEGRLKAAVKQGTLEPMPISTTAFTAWRIKARALDLISADEDALLARYVEYADHGIQVDDFPQDFGLLEALQKRQQTLEQAAKPSTRKRENAPVN, from the coding sequence ATGGTTATCTGGTTACTGGCGGGACTCGCTGCGGCGACGGCCCTGGCGTATCGACAAGCGGCAGCCACCTTGTGGCTGGGCGCTGGCCTGGCCTGGTTGGCCGGTGGCTATCTGTTCAGTGTGGTCGCAGGGTTTGGCCTGAGCGTTGCGGCGCTGCTGGTGGTGCTGCCGGCGCTGCTGCTGAGCATCAAGCCCCTGCGCCGTGCGCTGCTGACCAGCAAGGCCCTGGGCCTGTTTCGCACGATCATGCCGGCCATGTCCGACACTGAGCGCGCGGCCATCGAGTCCGGCACCGTGTGGTGGGACGCCGAGCTGTTCAGCGGCAAACCCAACTGGCAGCGCCTGCTGCAAGCTGCGCCGGCGCGCTTGAGCGCCGAAGAACAGGCGTTCCTCGACAACGAAGTGGAAACCCTCTGCGACATGGCCAACGACTGGGAAACCACCCAGGTCTGGCAGGACCTGTCGCCCGAAGGCTGGCAGTACACCAAGGACGCCGGTTTCCTCGGCATGATTATTCCCAAGCAATATGGCGGCAAGGGCTTCTCCCACTATGCCCATTCGCAGGTGGTGATGAAGCTGTCGACCCGTTGCTCGGCGGCGGCGATTTCGGTGATGGTTCCCAACTCCCTGGGCCCTGCCGAACTGTTACTGCATTACGGCACCGACGCCCAGCGCAATTACTACCTGCCGCGCCTGGCCCGTGGCGAAGACATTCCATGCTTTGCCCTGACCAGCCCCTATGCCGGCTCCGACGCCGGGGCGATTCCGGACCTGGGCATCGTCTGCAAGGGCATGCATGAAGGCCAGGAAGTGCTGGGCTTCAGCGTGACCTGGGACAAGCGCTATATCACCCTCGGCCCCATCGCCACGGTGCTGGGCCTGGCCTTTCGCGCCGAAGACCCCAACGGCTTGCTGGGCCAGCCCGGTTCGCTGGGCATCACCTGCGCCTTGATTCCCACGTCCCATCCCGGGGTGAACAGTGGTCGCCGCCATTGGCCCCTCAATGCGGTGTTCCAGAACGGCCCGACCACCGGCAAGGACGTGTTTATCCCTCTGGACTGGGTGATCGGCGGCCGCGAGCAAGTGGGCAACGGCTGGCGCATGCTGATGGAATGCCTGGCGGCCGGGCGGGCGATTTCCCTGCCGTCGGCCAACGTCGGCCTGGGCAAGGTGGCGGTACGCGGCACCACGGCCTACGCGGCGATGCGCAAGCAGTTCGGCCTGCCGATCGGCAAATTTGAAGGGGTACAGGCGCCTTTGGCACGCATGGCCGGGCACCTGTATGCCTGCGATGCGGTACGCAAGGTATCGGTAGCGTCGTTGGATGCCGGCGAGAAACCCTCGGTGATTTCGGCGATTGCCAAGTACCACGTCACCGAGCGTGCGCGGATCATCGTCAACGATGGCATGGACATCGTCGCCGGCAAGGGTATCTGCATGGGGCCCAACAACTTCCTGGCCCGTGCCTATCAGCAAAGCCCGATCGCGATCACCGTGGAAGGCGCAAACATCATGACCCGCTGCCTGATCATCTATGGCCAGGGCCTGATCCGTTGCCATCCTTACGTGTTCCGTGAGATGGAAGCGGCGCGCAACACCGATAATCGCCAGGCGTTGCTGGCGTTCGACAGTGCCATGTTCGGGCACCTGAGCTTTGTGCTGGCCAATACCGTACGGGCGGCAGTGCATTCCCTGACAGGCGGGCGGCTGATTGCCGTGCCTTCCAAGACCGACCCAGCGGTGGCGTCCTACTACCGCCAGGCCAATCGGCTGTCGGTGGTGCTGGCGTTGATTTCCGATATCTCCATGGGCGTGCTGGGCGGTGCGCTCAAGCGCAAGGAAAGCATCACCGGCCGCCTGGGCGATATTCTCTCCCAGCTCTACATCCTGTCCTGCGTGCTCAAGCGCTTTGAAGATGATGGCCGGCCCCAGGCCGATCTGCCGTTGGTCCATTGGTCGGCCCAGGATGCATTGTTGCGGGCCCATGAAGCCTTGGCCGAGGTGCTCGACAATTACCCCTCGAAGCCGGCGGCGGCGGTGATTCGTGGCTTGAGCTTCCCGTTCGGCATTCCCCAGCGCAAGCCGTCCGATCGCTTGCTGGCCCAGGTCGCGGAACTGGTGCAGACCCCCGGCGAAAGCCGCGACCGTTTGCTGGCCAATTCCTACATCCCACGTCCGGAAATCGACAAGCTGGCCTACGGCGAATTGGCGTTCCGCCTGTTGCCACAGGTGGAGTTGATCGAAGGGCGGCTCAAGGCGGCCGTCAAGCAAGGCACCCTCGAACCGATGCCGATCAGCACCACGGCCTTCACCGCCTGGCGCATCAAGGCCCGCGCCCTGGATTTGATCAGCGCCGACGAAGACGCGTTGTTGGCGCGCTATGTGGAGTACGCCGACCACGGTATCCAGGTGGACGACTTCCCGCAGGACTTTGGCTTGCTGGAGGCCTTGCAAAAGCGCCAGCAAACCTTGGAACAAGCAGCCAAGCCCAGCACCAGAAAGCGTGAAAACGCCCCGGTGAACTAA
- a CDS encoding 3-oxoacyl-ACP reductase: MSDNYLSFVNSAWGRRLAQTIGLPQPLPLQRHRSGQQGLANPVIIAGAGRLAEEVRRIFKATDTVPAQAATLKAPSTVKVQGAVFDASAVVDLKQLDELYEFFHANARRLGQHARVVVLGTAPEHCQDLPQAIAQRALEGLVRSLAKELRRAITVQLIYVAPGAEQALESSLRFFLSRRSAYVSGQVVRLEKPVDGAPVINWDQPLSGRRALVTGASRGIGLAIAQVLARDGAQVVCVDVPQALSSLEQAASSVDGHAWALDITAADAVQQLQAYVAEHGAFDVVVHNAGITRDKTIAKMTEAAWRSVLAVNLEAPLQLSEALLQGQGLNAGGRIVCVSSISGIAGNLGQSNYATSKAGVIGLVQGLAPVAAARQVTVNAVAPGFIETQMTAKIPLMIREAGRRMNSLSQGGQPIDVAETIAWLAHPASGGVNGQVVRVCGQSLLGA, encoded by the coding sequence ATGAGCGACAACTACCTCTCTTTTGTTAATTCCGCCTGGGGCCGTCGCCTGGCCCAGACCATTGGCTTGCCACAACCCTTGCCCCTGCAACGCCACCGCAGCGGCCAACAAGGCTTGGCCAACCCGGTAATCATCGCCGGGGCAGGGCGCCTGGCCGAGGAAGTGCGGCGCATCTTCAAGGCCACCGACACCGTGCCGGCCCAGGCCGCCACGCTCAAGGCGCCGTCCACGGTCAAGGTTCAGGGCGCGGTGTTCGATGCCAGCGCCGTGGTGGACCTCAAGCAACTGGACGAACTCTACGAATTCTTCCACGCCAATGCCCGGCGCCTGGGGCAACACGCTCGGGTGGTGGTGCTGGGCACCGCGCCCGAACACTGCCAGGACTTGCCCCAGGCGATCGCCCAGCGCGCCTTGGAGGGTTTGGTGCGGTCCCTGGCCAAGGAACTGCGGCGGGCGATCACTGTGCAGTTGATCTATGTCGCACCGGGGGCCGAGCAGGCGCTGGAAAGCAGCCTGCGGTTCTTCCTGTCGCGGCGTTCGGCCTATGTCTCGGGGCAGGTGGTGCGCCTGGAAAAACCGGTGGACGGCGCTCCTGTCATCAACTGGGACCAGCCCTTGAGCGGCCGCCGCGCCCTGGTCACCGGCGCCTCACGTGGCATCGGCCTGGCCATCGCCCAGGTCCTGGCCCGTGATGGCGCGCAGGTGGTCTGCGTGGATGTGCCGCAAGCGTTGTCATCCCTGGAGCAGGCGGCCAGCAGTGTCGACGGCCACGCCTGGGCGCTGGATATCACCGCCGCCGATGCGGTGCAGCAGTTGCAGGCCTATGTCGCCGAGCACGGCGCATTTGATGTGGTGGTGCACAACGCCGGGATCACCCGCGACAAGACCATCGCCAAGATGACCGAGGCGGCCTGGCGCAGTGTGCTGGCGGTCAACCTTGAAGCACCGTTGCAACTGAGCGAGGCCTTGCTGCAAGGGCAGGGGCTCAATGCCGGTGGGCGGATTGTCTGTGTGTCGTCGATCTCCGGGATCGCTGGCAACCTGGGGCAAAGCAACTACGCCACTTCCAAGGCCGGGGTGATTGGCCTGGTGCAGGGCCTGGCGCCGGTGGCGGCGGCGCGGCAGGTCACGGTCAATGCCGTGGCACCGGGTTTTATCGAGACCCAGATGACCGCGAAAATCCCGCTGATGATTCGCGAAGCGGGGCGGCGCATGAACTCCCTGTCCCAGGGCGGGCAACCCATCGACGTCGCCGAAACCATCGCCTGGCTGGCGCACCCGGCCTCGGGCGGGGTCAACGGCCAAGTGGTGCGGGTGTGCGGCCAAAGCCTGTTGGGAGCCTGA
- a CDS encoding MaoC/PaaZ C-terminal domain-containing protein: protein MDYVTQIIDPPPSRNRLLLDGLLALRKPTLEGVPSLPKERLVRSAVPLCAHEIAAYGRACGFRREQGVPLSYPHVLAFPLHLMLLTRPSFPYPASGMVHLANRIRQHRRLQEGHALRLEVFAERWVAHAKGQALSIATHAYSAGELVWQSDSLYLRRDVANPVGEPWGDSLALPEEGLRRTQRWVLPADLGRRFAKVSGDFNPIHTSLIGARLFGFRRAIAHGMWTLGRALAAQQPPGGLDVAQAHCEFKLPIFLPGQVALWNAPADGPNRAFEVRNPAGDKPHMRGLFIWHPRFDESRP, encoded by the coding sequence ATGGACTACGTGACGCAGATTATCGACCCGCCACCGTCGCGCAATCGCCTGCTGCTCGACGGCCTGCTGGCGCTGCGCAAGCCTACGCTTGAAGGCGTGCCGAGCTTGCCCAAGGAGCGCCTGGTGCGCTCGGCGGTGCCATTGTGCGCCCATGAGATTGCCGCCTATGGCCGGGCCTGTGGTTTTCGGCGTGAGCAAGGTGTGCCGCTGTCCTATCCCCATGTGCTGGCATTCCCCCTGCACTTGATGCTGCTGACGCGCCCCAGCTTCCCGTACCCGGCCAGTGGCATGGTGCATCTGGCCAATCGTATTCGCCAGCATCGGCGCCTGCAGGAAGGCCATGCCCTGCGTCTGGAAGTGTTTGCCGAACGCTGGGTGGCCCATGCCAAGGGCCAGGCCTTGAGCATCGCCACCCATGCCTACAGCGCTGGCGAGTTGGTGTGGCAAAGCGACAGCCTGTATCTGCGCCGGGATGTGGCCAACCCGGTGGGCGAGCCTTGGGGTGACAGCCTGGCCTTGCCCGAAGAAGGCTTGCGGCGCACTCAGCGCTGGGTGTTGCCAGCGGATCTGGGGCGGCGTTTTGCCAAGGTGTCGGGGGATTTCAACCCGATCCACACCTCGCTGATCGGTGCGCGCCTGTTCGGCTTTCGCCGGGCCATCGCCCATGGCATGTGGACCTTGGGCCGCGCCCTGGCCGCCCAACAACCGCCAGGCGGGCTGGACGTGGCCCAGGCCCATTGCGAGTTCAAGCTGCCGATCTTCCTGCCCGGCCAGGTCGCCCTGTGGAATGCCCCGGCAGACGGCCCCAACCGCGCGTTCGAGGTGCGCAACCCGGCGGGCGACAAGCCCCATATGCGCGGCCTGTTTATCTGGCATCCACGTTTTGATGAGAGTCGTCCATGA
- a CDS encoding AMP-binding protein, with amino-acid sequence MNAVSQEQTERIWLNAYLPGVPTDIDAGIEDYPSLREVFLEHLHKYRDRVAYVSIGTEMTYATWQAQGIAFAAWLQAQGVRKGDRVALMMPNCLQYPICLLGTILAGAVVVNVNPLYTSHELKHLLKDSGAETVVIFENFAHTLEKVVAGSTVKRVVIAAIGDLLGTFKGAAMNFILRRVQKQVPAFKLPGAVRFNQTLKQGRGLTHTPVPLAREELAFLQYTGGTTGDAKGVMLSHRNIIANLLQAKAWVGDQLDQNQQETNVTLLPLYHIFSLTVNCLMFMCLGGRNILIANPRDVKRVQMILRKERFNGIAGVNTLFNGLLENAEFRARDFSDLRLVIAGGMATHTAVAKRWKEVTGLPIIEGYGLTECSPVVSISPIDISRMRDMEFTGSIGVPLPSTWVRFIREDGEVADIGEQGELQVRGPQVMQGYWQRPKETAEVLDAEGWLSTGDIGVMNEQGFIRLVDRKKDMILVSGFNVYPNEIEDVVALHPGVAEVAAIGVEDGVTGEKVKIVVVRRDPTLTQEQLLAHCREYLTGYKVPKFVEFRIEELPKTTVGKVLRRALR; translated from the coding sequence ATGAACGCTGTGAGCCAGGAACAAACCGAACGTATCTGGTTGAACGCCTACCTGCCCGGGGTGCCCACGGACATCGATGCCGGCATTGAGGATTACCCATCGTTGCGCGAGGTCTTCCTGGAGCACCTGCACAAGTACCGCGACCGTGTGGCCTACGTCAGCATCGGCACCGAAATGACCTACGCCACCTGGCAGGCCCAGGGCATCGCCTTTGCCGCCTGGCTCCAGGCCCAGGGCGTGCGCAAGGGCGATCGCGTGGCGTTGATGATGCCCAACTGCTTGCAGTACCCGATCTGTCTGCTGGGCACCATCCTTGCCGGTGCGGTGGTGGTCAACGTCAACCCGTTGTACACCTCCCACGAACTCAAGCACCTGCTCAAGGACAGCGGCGCCGAGACCGTGGTGATCTTCGAAAACTTCGCCCATACCCTGGAAAAAGTCGTGGCCGGCAGCACGGTCAAGCGTGTGGTCATTGCCGCTATCGGCGACCTGCTCGGCACCTTCAAGGGCGCCGCGATGAACTTCATCCTGCGCCGTGTACAGAAGCAAGTGCCGGCCTTCAAGCTGCCGGGCGCGGTGCGCTTCAACCAGACGCTCAAGCAGGGCCGGGGCCTGACCCATACGCCGGTGCCGTTGGCGCGTGAGGAACTGGCATTCCTGCAATACACCGGCGGCACCACCGGCGATGCCAAGGGCGTGATGCTCAGTCACCGCAATATCATCGCCAACCTGTTGCAGGCCAAGGCGTGGGTCGGCGATCAACTGGACCAGAACCAGCAGGAAACCAACGTCACCCTGTTGCCGCTGTACCACATCTTTTCCCTGACCGTGAATTGCCTGATGTTCATGTGCCTGGGCGGGCGCAACATCCTGATCGCCAACCCACGGGATGTGAAACGGGTGCAGATGATCCTGCGCAAGGAGCGCTTCAACGGGATTGCCGGGGTCAACACCCTGTTCAACGGTTTGCTGGAAAACGCGGAGTTCCGTGCCCGGGACTTTTCCGACCTGCGCCTGGTGATCGCCGGGGGCATGGCCACGCACACGGCGGTGGCCAAGCGCTGGAAAGAAGTCACCGGCCTGCCGATTATCGAGGGTTACGGCCTGACCGAATGCTCGCCGGTGGTGAGCATCAGCCCCATCGATATCTCGCGCATGCGCGACATGGAATTTACCGGCAGCATCGGCGTGCCGTTGCCTTCGACCTGGGTGCGCTTTATCCGCGAGGACGGCGAAGTGGCCGACATCGGCGAGCAGGGCGAACTACAAGTGCGCGGCCCGCAGGTGATGCAGGGCTACTGGCAACGTCCCAAGGAAACCGCCGAGGTGCTGGATGCCGAGGGCTGGCTGTCGACCGGGGATATCGGGGTGATGAATGAGCAGGGCTTTATCCGCCTGGTGGATCGCAAGAAGGACATGATCCTGGTGTCGGGCTTCAACGTGTACCCCAACGAAATCGAAGACGTAGTGGCGTTGCACCCGGGGGTTGCGGAAGTGGCGGCGATTGGCGTTGAAGATGGGGTGACCGGGGAGAAGGTGAAAATTGTGGTGGTGCGCCGCGATCCGACCTTGACCCAGGAGCAACTGTTGGCCCATTGCCGGGAGTACCTGACGGGGTACAAGGTGCCTAAGTTTGTCGAGTTCCGCATCGAGGAATTGCCCAAGACTACCGTTGGCAAGGTCCTACGCCGAGCCCTGCGCTAA
- a CDS encoding Gfo/Idh/MocA family protein, with translation MRALGIGLIGTGFMGRAHALAFNNARTVFDLPFDLTLAALADADTERAQRCASAWGFAKAHGDWQQLIDDPQVDLVAITTPNHLHYPMAMAALAAGKAVYCEKPLAVSLEQADTMRRAAHEAGVVTRVGYNYQHNPIIVLARQMIEAGELGQIISFQGEFSEDFMADPASPWSWRCEVGHAGGALADLGSHLLAMARYLVGDVTHVCADSQTVHGQRPASLGSSERRPIEIDDQVHALLRFANGARGTVSSSWLKRGYKNHLSFEISGTQGTLAFDQERLNELRVCRAGADSFQRLLAGPALPGYAAFSPAAGHQLGYNELKTLEVQELIMALAGQGATGTDFEAAWEVERLATAIRMAAREERWVNVDQV, from the coding sequence ATGCGCGCACTTGGAATCGGCCTGATCGGTACAGGCTTCATGGGCCGTGCCCACGCACTGGCGTTCAATAACGCCCGCACGGTATTTGATTTGCCCTTCGACCTGACGCTGGCGGCCTTGGCCGATGCCGACACCGAGCGCGCGCAGCGCTGCGCTAGCGCCTGGGGGTTCGCCAAGGCCCATGGCGACTGGCAACAGTTGATCGATGACCCGCAAGTGGACCTGGTGGCGATCACCACCCCCAATCACCTGCACTACCCCATGGCCATGGCCGCACTGGCGGCGGGCAAGGCGGTGTATTGCGAAAAGCCCCTGGCCGTGAGCCTGGAACAGGCCGACACGATGCGCCGCGCCGCCCATGAGGCTGGAGTGGTGACGCGGGTCGGCTACAACTACCAGCACAACCCGATAATCGTCCTGGCGCGGCAGATGATTGAAGCGGGCGAACTGGGGCAGATCATCAGTTTCCAGGGCGAGTTCAGTGAAGACTTCATGGCCGACCCGGCCTCGCCCTGGTCATGGCGCTGTGAGGTTGGGCATGCCGGTGGCGCCCTGGCGGACCTCGGCAGTCATCTGCTGGCAATGGCGCGGTATCTGGTGGGGGATGTCACGCACGTTTGTGCCGACAGCCAGACGGTACACGGTCAACGACCTGCCAGCCTTGGCAGTAGCGAGAGGCGGCCGATCGAGATCGACGACCAGGTGCATGCCTTGCTGCGCTTTGCCAACGGCGCGCGCGGGACCGTCAGTAGTAGTTGGCTAAAGCGTGGCTACAAGAACCATTTGAGCTTCGAGATCAGTGGTACACAAGGCACGCTAGCCTTCGACCAAGAGCGCTTGAATGAACTGCGGGTATGCCGGGCTGGCGCAGACAGTTTCCAGCGTCTACTGGCCGGCCCCGCCCTGCCCGGCTATGCCGCGTTCAGCCCGGCGGCGGGGCATCAGTTGGGGTACAACGAGTTGAAGACCCTGGAGGTGCAGGAATTGATCATGGCGCTGGCCGGGCAAGGCGCGACGGGTACTGATTTTGAGGCGGCGTGGGAGGTGGAGCGGTTGGCGACGGCGATTCGGATGGCGGCGCGGGAAGAGCGGTGGGTCAACGTGGACCAAGTCTGA